The following proteins are encoded in a genomic region of Glycine max cultivar Williams 82 chromosome 18, Glycine_max_v4.0, whole genome shotgun sequence:
- the LOC100305765 gene encoding ubiquitin-specific protease, whose translation MGAAGSKLEKALGDQFPEGERYFGLENFGNTCYCNSVLQALYFCVPFREQLLEYYANNKSITDAEENLLTCLADLFSQISSQKKKTGVIAPKRFVQRLKKQNELFRSYMHQDAHEFLNFLLNELVDILEKEAQAAKNDQETSPPSEKAANGPKNSLANGAKKEPLVTWVHKNFQGILTNETRCLRCETVTARDETFFDLSLDIEQNSSITSCLKNFSSTETLNAEDKFFCDKCCSLQEAQKRMKIKKPPHVLVIHLKRFKYIEQLGRYKKLSYRVVFPLELKLSDTAEDADIEYSLFAVVVHVGSGPNHGHYVSLVKSHNHWLFFDDENVEMIDESAVQTFFGSSQEYSSNTDHGYILFYESIGSGNRN comes from the exons ATGGGTGCTGCGGGCTCCAAGCTCGAGAAGGCTCTCGGCGACCAATTCCCCGAAGGAGAGCGTTACTTTGGCCTCGAGAATTTTGGCAATACTTGTTACTGCAACAGCGTTTTGCAG GCACTATACTTCTGTGTTCCATTTCGAGAACAATTGCTAGAATATTATGCAAATAACAAAAGCATAACAGATGCAGAGGAAAATCTTTTGACTTGCCTAGCCGACTTATTTTCACAG ATAAGTTCCCAGAAGAAGAAAACAGGTGTCATTGCTCCCAAACGATTTGTACAAAGGTTGAAAAAACAGAACGAACTCTTCCGTAGCTATATGCACCAG GATGCCCATGAATTCTTGAACTTTTTGTTAAATGAACTTGTTGACATTCTGGAGAAAGAGGCCCAGGCTGCAAAAAATGATCAAGAGACTTCACCACCTTCTGAAAAGGCTGCAAATGGACCTAAGAATAGTCTAGCCAATGGTGCTAAAAAGGAGCCTTTAGTTACTTGGGtgcacaaaaattttcag GGAATACTCACCAACGAGACCAGGTGCTTGCGATGTGAAACTGTAACAGCTAGGGATGAAACATTTTTTGACTTAAGCCTTGATATTGAACAAAATAGTTCAATTACAAGTTGCTTGAAAAACTTCAGTTCAACGGAGACATTGAATGCTGAAGACAAATTTTTTTGTGACAAGTGCTGCAG TTTGCAAGAAGCTCAGAAGCGAATGAAGATAAAGAAACCACCTCATGTGTTGGTCATCCACCTTAAGCGGTTTAAATACATTGAACAACTGGGTCGCTACAAGAAGCTGTCTTACCGGGTTGTCTTCCCTCTTGAGCTGAAATTGAGTGATACTGCTGAAGATGCAGATATTGAGTATTCTCTATTTGCAGTAGTTGTCCATGTTGGGAGTGGGCCCAACCACGGGCATTATGTAAGCCTTGTGAAAAGCCATAACCACTGGTTATTTTTTGACGACGAAAATGTTGAGATGATTGATGAGTCTGCTGTTCAGACATTCTTTGGGTCTTCGCAAGAATATTCCAGCAATACAGACCatggttacattttattctatgAGAGCATTGGCTCTGGTAACAGGAACTAG
- the LOC100798817 gene encoding uncharacterized protein LOC100798817 encodes MAVDSFFQKEHQIREFVDGNGNVAVGLKLHNKPSNDGLNRQFPLEIPPILFEETSLPAGLHGSHTKDVYSISVLPEEDENANCASPLPFLSILGVPNQVKSPMCLDDPINCQNCIDFQMKNEGVYSQCIIDIPSVNGNSVSPESYEEAVEGFKTGNSPTSVLWRESSFKAGKLMQSLVNVSNPRDKPVSEKLHDLPSNRWRKYKRAASFDSRKVALLFSILSSFGTLVLIYLTLRVRQRADGFALI; translated from the exons ATGGCTGTCGATTCCTTCTTCCAG AAAGAACATCAAATTCGGGAGTTTGTGGACGGGAATGGAAACGTAGCTGTCGGTTTGAAGTTGCATAATAAACCAAGTAATGATGGCCTTAACCGACAGTTTCCTCTAG AGATTCCGCCGATTCTATTTGAAGAGACTTCACTTCCAGCAGGATTGCACGGTTCAcat ACTAAAGATGTTTATAGTATTTCAGTGTTGCCTGAGGAAGATGAAAATGCAAATTGCGCTTCACCACTACCTTTCTTGAGCATCTTAGGGGTTCCTAATCAAGTTAAAAGCCCAATGTGCTTAGATGATCCCATAAATTGTCAAAACTGCATTGATTTTCAAATGAAGAATGAGGGTGTGTATTCCCAGTGCATAATTGATATCCCTAGTGTCAATGGAAACTCAGTTTCACCTGAATCCTATGAAGAGGCAGTTGAAGGTTTTAAAACTGGGAACTCACCAACA AGTGTACTGTGGagagaatcaagtttcaaagcgGGGAAACTTATGCAGAGTCTGGTGAATGTGAGCAATCCAAGAG ATAAACCAGTCTCTGAGAAGCTACATGATTTACCGAGTAACAGATGGAGAAAATATAAGCGTGCTGCCTCATTTGATTCCAGAAAAGTTGCTCTTCTGTTTTCAATATT GTCAAGTTTCGGAACATTGGTATTGATATATCTGACATTGAGAGTGAGGCAGAGGGCTGATGGGTTTGCTCTTATTTGA
- the LOC100798817 gene encoding uncharacterized protein isoform X1, whose protein sequence is MHGLSSMLFRSRKKEHQIREFVDGNGNVAVGLKLHNKPSNDGLNRQFPLEIPPILFEETSLPAGLHGSHTKDVYSISVLPEEDENANCASPLPFLSILGVPNQVKSPMCLDDPINCQNCIDFQMKNEGVYSQCIIDIPSVNGNSVSPESYEEAVEGFKTGNSPTSVLWRESSFKAGKLMQSLVNVSNPRDKPVSEKLHDLPSNRWRKYKRAASFDSRKVALLFSILSSFGTLVLIYLTLRVRQRADGFALI, encoded by the exons ATGCATGGATTGAGCTCTATGCTGTTCAGATCCCGTAAG AAAGAACATCAAATTCGGGAGTTTGTGGACGGGAATGGAAACGTAGCTGTCGGTTTGAAGTTGCATAATAAACCAAGTAATGATGGCCTTAACCGACAGTTTCCTCTAG AGATTCCGCCGATTCTATTTGAAGAGACTTCACTTCCAGCAGGATTGCACGGTTCAcat ACTAAAGATGTTTATAGTATTTCAGTGTTGCCTGAGGAAGATGAAAATGCAAATTGCGCTTCACCACTACCTTTCTTGAGCATCTTAGGGGTTCCTAATCAAGTTAAAAGCCCAATGTGCTTAGATGATCCCATAAATTGTCAAAACTGCATTGATTTTCAAATGAAGAATGAGGGTGTGTATTCCCAGTGCATAATTGATATCCCTAGTGTCAATGGAAACTCAGTTTCACCTGAATCCTATGAAGAGGCAGTTGAAGGTTTTAAAACTGGGAACTCACCAACA AGTGTACTGTGGagagaatcaagtttcaaagcgGGGAAACTTATGCAGAGTCTGGTGAATGTGAGCAATCCAAGAG ATAAACCAGTCTCTGAGAAGCTACATGATTTACCGAGTAACAGATGGAGAAAATATAAGCGTGCTGCCTCATTTGATTCCAGAAAAGTTGCTCTTCTGTTTTCAATATT GTCAAGTTTCGGAACATTGGTATTGATATATCTGACATTGAGAGTGAGGCAGAGGGCTGATGGGTTTGCTCTTATTTGA